From the Hevea brasiliensis isolate MT/VB/25A 57/8 chromosome 15, ASM3005281v1, whole genome shotgun sequence genome, one window contains:
- the LOC110654834 gene encoding uncharacterized protein LOC110654834: MMDEKRRRLIRRSQLYNCVCLLLVLGSHKQLGLWVSVRVLAMADSEKVVAVIMVGGPTKGTRFRPLSFNTPKPLFPLAGQPMVHHHISACKRISNLARIFLIGFYEEREFTLYVSSISNELKVPVRYLKEDKPHGSAGGLYYFRDIIIEDSPSHIFLLNCDVCCSFPLPDMLEAHQKYSGMGTMLVIKVSAESANQFGELVADPATKELLHYIEKPETFVSDLINCGVYVFTPEIFTAIQGVFTNREDRANLLRVSSFESLQSVTRTSLPTDFVRLDQDILSPLAGKKLLYTYETTDFWEQIKTPGMSLKCSALYLSQYQFTSPHLLATGDGSRNASIIGDVYIHPSAKVHPTAKIGPNVSVSANVRVGAGVRLISCIILDDVEIQENAVVMHSIIGWKSSLGRWSRVQADGDYNTKLGITILGEAVTVEDEVVVTNCIVLPNKIINGSVQEEIIL; this comes from the exons ATGATGGATGAAAAACGACGTCGTTTGATCAGGCGTAGTCAACTATATAACTGTGTATGCCTTCTTCTCGTTTTGGGTAGTCATAAGCAGTTAGGTCTTTGGGTTTCAGTCAGGGTTTTGGCAATGGCGGATTCTGAGAAGGTGGTTGCCGTGATCATGGTCGGTGGACCTACCAAAG GTACTAGATTTAGGCCTCTCTCATTCAATACTCCAAAACCCTTGTTCCCTTTGGCTGGGCAGCCTATGGTTCACCATCACATTTCTGCTTGTAAAAGG ATATCTAATTTGGCTCGGATTTTCCTAATTGGATTCTATGAGGAGCGGGAATTTACTTTATATGTGTCTTCAATCTCTAATGAACTCAAAGTACCTGTAAG ATACTTGAAGGAAGACAAACCGCATGGTTCTGCTGGTGGTCTTTATTATTTTAGAGACATAATCATTGAAGATAGTCCG TCGCATATCTTTCTGTTGAACTGTGATGTTTGCTGTAGTTTTCCTTTGCCAGATATGCTTG AGGCACATCAAAAATACAGTGGGATGGGAACAATGTTAGTAATCAAG GTTTCTGCTGAATCAGCCAACCAATTTGGTGAATTGGTTGCTGATCCTGCCACTAAAGAGCTGTTGCATTATATAGAGAAACCAGAGACTTTT GTAAGTGATTTGATAAACTGTGGTGTCTATGTCTTCACCCCAGAGATCTTTACTGCCATTCAAGGTGTCTTCACTAATCGAGAAGACAGAG CAAATCTATTACGTGTATCCAGCTTTGAGAGCCTTCAGTCTGTAACAAG AACCAGTCTTCCTACAGATTTCGTAAGGTTAGATCAAGATATTTTGTCGCCTCTTGCTGGAAAGAAGCTATTGTATACATATGAGACCACTGATTTCTGGGAACAAATCAAGACTCCAGG AATGTCTTTGAAATGTTCTGCTTTATATCTTTCCCAATATCAATTTACCTCTCCTCATCTGTTGGCCACTGGGGATGGATCTAGGAATGCGAGCATTATCGGTGATGTTTATATTCATCCATCAGCAAAAGTGCACCCAACTGCAAAG ATTGGTCCCAATGTCTCTGTTTCAGCAAATGTTCGTGTAGGAGCAGGAGTGAGGCTTATAAGTTGCATTATTTTAGATGATGTTGAAATTCAG GAAAATGCAGTTGTTATGCATTCTATTATTGGTTGGAAATCATCTCTAGGAAGATGGTCAAGAGTCCAG GCTGATGGAGACTACAATACAAAGCTTGGAATAACCATTCTTG GAGAAGCTGTGACagttgaagatgaagttgttGTTACTAACTGTATTGTTCTTCCAAATAAGATCATTAACGGTAGTGTGCAGGAGGAAATCATCTTATAA